The proteins below come from a single Oerskovia jenensis genomic window:
- a CDS encoding DUF2625 family protein, whose translation MGIKTVADLTQVAEPAWPTLARMFQRPGVEVLAPPEWAPEVLYRLQITTRSTLGALALHTGGVLVDHGWLRLLGGGAYGLPDLATINGLGDPAEGSVAPQRLVVAFDVLGGTFAVNGGGLPGPLGDVHYFAPDTLEWHVLGFGLGAFAEWAVSGGLAEYVADLRWPGWVDDLEALPPSQGLSVYPPLWSDQGRGSTKRSPVPLDGLAAWHQELGERMTPFADAATEGETDPGFR comes from the coding sequence ATGGGCATCAAGACGGTCGCGGATCTCACGCAGGTCGCCGAACCTGCCTGGCCAACGCTCGCCCGGATGTTCCAACGGCCGGGTGTCGAGGTCCTTGCCCCTCCTGAGTGGGCCCCCGAGGTCCTCTACCGCCTCCAGATCACGACACGCTCGACCCTGGGAGCCCTTGCGCTCCACACGGGCGGCGTGCTGGTCGACCACGGGTGGCTCCGACTTCTCGGCGGGGGCGCGTACGGGCTCCCGGACCTCGCCACGATCAACGGGCTCGGCGACCCGGCCGAGGGAAGCGTCGCGCCGCAGAGGCTCGTCGTCGCGTTCGACGTGCTCGGCGGGACGTTCGCGGTCAACGGTGGCGGCCTGCCCGGCCCGCTCGGGGATGTGCACTACTTCGCGCCCGACACGCTCGAGTGGCACGTTCTGGGCTTCGGGCTCGGGGCCTTCGCGGAGTGGGCCGTGAGCGGCGGGCTGGCCGAGTACGTGGCCGACCTGCGCTGGCCAGGTTGGGTCGACGACCTGGAAGCGCTCCCGCCAAGCCAGGGTCTCAGCGTCTACCCGCCGTTGTGGTCGGACCAGGGGCGCGGATCGACCAAGCGCAGCCCGGTCCCGCTCGACGGCCTCGCCGCTTGGCACCAGGAGCTGGGAGAACGGATGACTCCCTTCGCCGACGCGGCAACCGAGGGAGAGACGGACCCCGGCTTTCGCTGA